One Methanobrevibacter olleyae DNA segment encodes these proteins:
- a CDS encoding ATP-grasp domain-containing protein — protein MKVLFIGSRLYDDVAYHVDKLGIESIITESNEEAPNLNLSTRHYIVPRGMDKPMEIAIKEEVDAIVPLLGIDPPLMDVAIMKEEIEEKHNIPVISSNINAVSITSDKIKTKEFFKSINLNVPPAKILNKNDFDGEEEFIEKLGFNFPIVLKQREGQGGKDICIASEFDDVLKYFDKFKQALIEKFIEGSEVSIEVIGWNGEYLPLVPVYKGETNLEGIHPISRLRYGPCDFEDFDNEEFREIAKDIATSLKSEGTIDIDLIYSKVENKVYAIEINTRPSGTRYLSFACTGLNPLNLLVDIAIGKFNLDELENEMKDFYTLEIPIGNYKGPEPQEPIKEYINNNFILHGPKAYQRITIRGNTPEETYKIAKELTGNDYSL, from the coding sequence ATGAAGGTACTATTTATTGGATCAAGATTATATGATGATGTAGCTTATCATGTTGATAAATTAGGAATTGAAAGTATAATTACAGAATCAAATGAAGAGGCTCCTAATTTAAATTTATCAACAAGACATTATATAGTTCCAAGAGGAATGGATAAACCAATGGAAATAGCTATTAAAGAAGAAGTTGATGCTATTGTACCTCTTCTTGGTATTGATCCTCCATTAATGGATGTGGCAATTATGAAAGAAGAAATAGAGGAAAAACATAATATTCCTGTAATTTCTTCTAATATCAATGCTGTTTCTATTACTTCTGATAAAATAAAAACTAAAGAATTCTTTAAATCAATTAATCTTAATGTTCCACCTGCTAAGATTCTAAATAAAAATGACTTTGATGGGGAGGAAGAATTTATAGAAAAATTAGGTTTTAACTTTCCAATTGTTTTAAAACAAAGAGAAGGTCAAGGTGGTAAAGATATTTGTATAGCTAGTGAATTTGATGATGTTTTAAAATATTTTGACAAATTTAAACAAGCTTTAATTGAGAAATTTATTGAAGGTTCTGAAGTTTCTATTGAAGTTATAGGATGGAATGGAGAGTATTTGCCATTAGTGCCAGTTTATAAAGGAGAAACTAATTTAGAAGGAATTCATCCTATAAGTAGACTTAGATATGGGCCTTGTGACTTTGAAGATTTTGATAATGAAGAGTTTAGAGAAATAGCTAAAGATATTGCAACTAGCCTTAAATCTGAGGGAACCATTGATATAGATTTAATTTATTCAAAAGTAGAAAATAAGGTCTATGCTATTGAAATAAACACTCGTCCAAGTGGAACAAGATATTTGTCCTTTGCTTGTACTGGCTTAAATCCATTGAATTTACTTGTAGATATTGCAATAGGAAAATTTAATCTAGATGAACTTGAAAATGAAATGAAAGATTTTTATACTTTAGAAATACCAATTGGAAATTATAAAGGTCCAGAACCTCAAGAACCTATAAAAGAGTATATTAATAATAATTTTATACTTCATGGCCCTAAAGCTTATCAAAGAATAACTATTAGGGGAAATACTCCTGAAGAAACTTATAAAATAGCTAAAGAATTAACAGGTAATGATTATAGTCTTTAA
- the nikR gene encoding nickel-responsive transcriptional regulator NikR, translated as MMRISMSLPKKLLAEFDEVLKDRGYQSRSKGIRDALSDYILRYQWMNEMEGQRVGVITIIYDHHFTGVMENLADIQHDFREEINASMHIHMTHKYCMEVIVVNGEVTQIRDLTEKMMRLKGVEHVKLTSTVSGESLNRSKGHDHSHL; from the coding sequence ATGATGAGAATAAGTATGTCTTTACCAAAAAAGCTTTTAGCTGAATTTGATGAGGTCTTAAAAGACAGAGGTTACCAATCACGTTCAAAAGGTATTCGTGATGCTTTAAGTGATTATATATTAAGATATCAATGGATGAATGAAATGGAAGGTCAAAGAGTAGGGGTTATAACTATTATCTATGACCATCATTTTACAGGTGTTATGGAAAACTTAGCAGACATCCAGCATGATTTTAGAGAAGAAATTAATGCAAGTATGCATATTCACATGACTCATAAATATTGTATGGAAGTTATTGTTGTAAATGGTGAAGTTACACAAATTAGGGACTTAACAGAAAAAATGATGAGACTTAAAGGTGTAGAGCATGTAAAACTCACCAGTACAGTAAGTGGTGAGTCTTTAAACCGTAGTAAAGGTCATGATCATAGCCATCTTTAA
- the pdxT gene encoding pyridoxal 5'-phosphate synthase glutaminase subunit PdxT, whose translation MVVVGILNLQGAVSEHLDITKKAIENMGIDGEARTVRYADEVAECDCIIISGGESTAIGKILFEREIDKVIKENDLPVFGTCAGMILLSSKTDYNQPILKLMDIEVGRNAFGRQVDSFEDTINILGYEYSGVFIRAPVLCSYDETKEDIEVLAEYNGEIVAIKQGKNLAISFHPELTEDSRIHEYFINLVLSN comes from the coding sequence ATGGTTGTAGTTGGAATTTTAAACTTACAAGGTGCAGTAAGTGAACATTTAGATATTACAAAAAAAGCTATTGAAAATATGGGTATTGATGGAGAAGCAAGAACTGTTAGATATGCAGATGAAGTAGCAGAATGCGATTGTATTATTATATCAGGTGGAGAAAGTACTGCAATTGGTAAAATTCTATTTGAAAGAGAAATTGATAAAGTAATTAAAGAAAACGATTTGCCAGTATTTGGAACCTGTGCTGGAATGATTTTACTTTCATCTAAAACAGATTATAATCAACCGATTTTAAAATTGATGGATATAGAAGTAGGTAGAAATGCATTTGGAAGACAAGTTGATTCTTTTGAAGATACAATTAATATCTTAGGATATGAATATTCTGGAGTATTTATTAGAGCACCTGTCTTATGTTCATATGATGAAACTAAAGAAGATATTGAAGTTTTAGCAGAATATAATGGAGAGATTGTTGCTATAAAACAAGGTAAAAACTTAGCAATCTCTTTTCATCCAGAATTAACTGAAGATAGTAGAATACATGAATATTTTATTAACCTAGTACTTTCTAACTAA
- a CDS encoding methyltransferase domain-containing protein, whose amino-acid sequence MKFNLNSYHFKLLKDYERLSVFKEAIDDYAKTRKNDYNLSDNRNNDINSNLQSDKKIAFDLGCGSGVLSYFARDYFDKIISIELNESSYKLAKENLKDFDNIQVFNEDILNFDFNRMEDKADLIICEMLDTALIDEEEVPVLNYAKKFLKEDGVIIPHSIINSAEAIFMNNHFIQYEDDEFTPIYITLAKSSIYSEFKFLDDIDPDFSTIIDLKIFNKEDLEEIRFEDEISKEKFEKFNFKENFNIRENKLKINGIKLTSFTRLNENIICGPTPMLNPSLLIPIEEMEVICGDIVRIKLEYIMGGELETIKTEVLEIIHN is encoded by the coding sequence ATGAAGTTTAATCTAAATTCTTATCATTTTAAGCTTTTAAAAGATTATGAAAGACTCAGTGTTTTTAAGGAAGCTATAGATGATTATGCTAAAACTAGGAAAAATGATTACAATTTATCAGATAATAGAAATAATGATATAAATTCAAATTTACAATCAGATAAAAAAATAGCTTTCGATTTAGGTTGTGGAAGTGGTGTTTTAAGTTATTTTGCCCGTGATTATTTTGATAAAATCATTTCTATTGAATTAAATGAATCTAGTTATAAATTAGCTAAGGAAAACCTTAAAGATTTTGATAATATTCAAGTTTTTAATGAAGATATCTTGAATTTTGATTTTAATAGGATGGAAGATAAAGCAGATTTAATCATTTGCGAAATGCTGGATACTGCTTTAATTGATGAAGAAGAAGTTCCTGTATTGAATTATGCTAAAAAATTCTTAAAAGAGGATGGGGTGATAATTCCACACTCTATAATCAACTCAGCAGAAGCTATTTTTATGAACAATCATTTTATACAATATGAAGATGATGAATTCACTCCGATTTACATCACTTTAGCTAAGTCTAGTATTTATAGCGAATTCAAGTTTTTAGATGATATTGATCCTGATTTTAGCACAATAATAGATTTAAAAATTTTTAATAAGGAAGATTTAGAAGAAATTAGATTTGAAGATGAAATCTCAAAGGAAAAATTTGAAAAATTTAATTTTAAAGAAAATTTTAATATTAGAGAAAATAAATTAAAAATCAATGGTATAAAATTAACAAGTTTTACAAGATTAAATGAAAATATTATTTGCGGCCCTACACCTATGTTAAACCCTTCTCTCTTGATTCCAATAGAAGAAATGGAAGTAATTTGCGGAGATATAGTTAGAATTAAATTGGAATATATTATGGGTGGGGAACTAGAAACTATAAAAACTGAAGTTTTAGAAATTATTCATAATTAA
- a CDS encoding C1 family peptidase — protein MSKNFNKIIILSIVLSLLIIIPTSFAAETNVSSVDDDLVNDNGLPDNLAIENSINDNLQDIESDDLASEYLSDNSYESNSLGEYYFNSSALDDTGDGSIANPYKNFCDDRIRPNSILHFASGIYNYTPYNSNNNINITIYGQDSSNTIINNPIGNHTFNVTGTFNIKNITFNNIQIILKANSTLLNASNVNFCNSTALKVDNSGTSCGGAISSLSYNNSSVVLNNCNFDNNYALYGGAIFISSGFLNITNCNFTNNSAKYYGGAIYQIYGNLTLIGSTFDNNGANDGGAMFIFIKNRPLIENNTFKNNFANSSAGAIYSFFNKNCNITDNNFYENNSSPDGLYEQSDLIFISDDYSLFRVNLDNGSEDIPAYYNLADYGFVSSVKNQKKGGNCWAFAIIASLESAILKSLNPLNSSGEDLINLSEENMKNLAALYSAYGWNKETNDGGFDEMALGYLVSWLGPVYEEDDVYNDSSILSPVLNSIMHVQNIVYLKRDSFTDNDMIKRAIMDYGAVYTAIGMHESDDSYIGKYVYNRDNSSCNHAVALVGWNDSIKIPHAPGRGAWIVKNSWGKGWGNDGYFYLSYYDVSSLKLGVNDAGIAFILNDSIKYDKNYQYDIARTDYFFNTTNTIWYKNIFNATGNEYLSAVSTYFEKKTNWELSVYVNNILKSTKSGFSNPGYWTIDLYEHIPLNIGDIFEIVFKINVTGDVGVPISESVSLNNEFFKENISFISYDGQNWKDLYNLRWMDYPGHTYNNPQVACIKAFTVFDIINTTTSLNISYNNISGNLFNPVNITAYVTNQYGNPVNCGKVIFNLSNTTVAINVSNGVAKLSYIFEEGFNTIAAEFIACGYNNSSSENLNLNITKINVSMSANITVDLDNALVNISLSKPINETIFLILDYKNFTTKSVDGKAYINLTDLNTGFNSIKIILYNAIYNCNEILYNFTIPLKRTEIIINDLGTIYNGKEYKIKLIDEDGRPLSGKKLIYTLNNSTYSQFTNENGEISIITSLKTGVYKFYIKFNGDKLYINSSNSSLITVKTTILNLYTVYTYGSKYSVKLLDKSFSPLANTYVKIIFAGKTYNVKTDSNGIAKINNYLKSGTYTVKITNPNTLEELNQKIKVVNRIRENKNLIIYYGGGSYYKVRVYDDYGNPAKGVSVKFIINGKKYYRTTDSKGYASFKINLNPKSYTISANYKGFLVKNKITVKPTIITKNISKKKAKVIKFTAKLLNSKGKILKYKKISFRFKGKKYKVKTNKKGIATLILKNLKVARYTIYSSYGKLTIKNTIQVKK, from the coding sequence TTGTCTAAAAATTTTAATAAAATTATTATTTTATCAATAGTTTTATCGTTATTAATTATTATTCCCACTAGCTTTGCAGCTGAAACTAATGTTAGTTCAGTAGATGATGACTTAGTTAATGATAATGGTTTACCTGATAATTTAGCTATTGAAAATTCAATAAATGATAATTTACAGGATATTGAAAGTGATGATTTAGCTTCTGAATATCTGTCTGATAATTCTTATGAATCTAATTCACTTGGGGAATATTATTTTAATTCTAGTGCTTTAGATGATACAGGAGATGGTTCTATTGCTAATCCATATAAGAATTTTTGTGATGATAGAATAAGACCTAATTCTATTCTTCATTTTGCTAGTGGTATTTATAATTATACTCCATATAATTCTAATAATAATATAAATATTACTATTTATGGACAAGATTCCTCTAATACAATTATCAATAACCCTATAGGGAATCACACATTTAATGTTACTGGAACTTTTAATATTAAAAATATTACATTTAATAATATTCAAATTATTTTAAAAGCTAATTCTACTCTTTTAAATGCTTCAAATGTTAATTTTTGTAATAGCACTGCTTTAAAAGTAGATAATTCAGGTACATCATGTGGTGGAGCAATTTCTTCTTTATCTTATAATAATTCTAGTGTAGTTTTAAACAATTGTAATTTTGATAATAATTATGCACTTTATGGTGGAGCTATTTTTATTAGTAGTGGTTTTTTAAATATCACTAACTGTAACTTTACTAACAATAGTGCAAAATATTATGGTGGAGCTATTTATCAAATTTATGGTAATTTAACTCTTATTGGTTCTACTTTTGATAACAATGGTGCAAATGATGGTGGAGCAATGTTTATTTTTATTAAAAATAGACCTTTAATTGAAAATAATACATTTAAAAATAACTTTGCTAATAGCTCTGCTGGTGCTATTTATTCATTCTTCAACAAAAATTGTAATATAACGGATAATAATTTTTATGAAAATAACTCTTCACCAGATGGTTTATATGAACAATCAGATTTAATTTTTATTTCAGATGATTATAGTTTATTTAGAGTAAATTTAGATAATGGGAGTGAAGATATTCCTGCTTATTATAATCTAGCTGATTATGGTTTTGTTAGCTCAGTAAAAAATCAAAAAAAAGGTGGAAATTGTTGGGCTTTTGCAATTATTGCAAGTCTTGAATCAGCAATCCTTAAATCTTTAAACCCTTTAAATAGCTCTGGTGAAGATTTAATAAATTTATCTGAAGAAAATATGAAAAACTTAGCAGCATTATATTCAGCTTATGGTTGGAATAAGGAAACTAATGATGGTGGGTTTGATGAAATGGCTTTAGGTTATCTAGTAAGCTGGTTAGGTCCTGTCTATGAAGAAGATGATGTATATAATGATTCTAGTATTTTATCCCCAGTTTTAAACAGTATTATGCATGTTCAAAACATTGTTTATTTAAAAAGAGATAGCTTTACAGATAATGATATGATTAAAAGAGCTATTATGGATTATGGTGCTGTTTATACTGCAATCGGAATGCATGAATCTGATGATTCATATATAGGCAAATATGTTTATAATAGGGATAATTCTTCTTGTAATCATGCAGTAGCATTGGTAGGATGGAATGATAGCATTAAAATCCCACATGCTCCTGGAAGAGGTGCTTGGATAGTTAAAAATAGTTGGGGAAAAGGTTGGGGTAATGATGGTTACTTCTACCTTTCATATTATGATGTTAGTTCCCTTAAACTAGGTGTAAATGATGCAGGAATTGCATTTATTTTAAATGATAGCATAAAATATGATAAAAACTACCAATATGATATAGCTAGAACTGATTATTTCTTCAATACAACTAATACTATATGGTATAAAAATATTTTCAATGCAACTGGTAATGAATATTTATCTGCAGTTTCTACCTATTTTGAAAAGAAAACCAATTGGGAATTGTCTGTTTATGTTAATAATATTTTAAAATCAACTAAATCTGGTTTTTCTAATCCCGGTTATTGGACTATCGATCTTTATGAACATATCCCCCTTAATATTGGAGACATTTTTGAAATTGTATTTAAAATAAATGTAACAGGAGATGTAGGAGTTCCAATCTCTGAGAGTGTAAGTTTAAATAATGAATTTTTTAAAGAGAATATTTCATTTATTAGTTATGATGGTCAAAATTGGAAGGATTTATATAATTTAAGATGGATGGATTATCCAGGTCATACTTATAATAACCCACAAGTTGCATGTATTAAGGCATTTACAGTATTTGATATAATTAACACTACAACTTCATTAAATATTTCTTATAATAATATCTCTGGTAATCTATTCAATCCAGTAAATATCACTGCTTATGTTACTAATCAATATGGAAACCCTGTTAATTGTGGTAAAGTAATATTCAATTTATCTAATACAACTGTAGCAATAAATGTTTCTAATGGAGTAGCAAAACTTAGCTATATCTTTGAAGAAGGATTTAATACAATAGCTGCAGAATTTATTGCTTGTGGCTATAATAATTCATCATCTGAAAATTTAAATCTCAATATTACTAAAATCAATGTAAGTATGAGTGCAAATATTACTGTTGATTTAGATAATGCATTAGTTAATATAAGCCTTTCAAAACCAATCAATGAAACAATATTCCTAATTTTAGATTATAAAAATTTTACTACAAAATCCGTTGATGGAAAAGCATATATTAATTTAACAGATTTAAATACCGGATTTAATAGTATTAAAATTATTCTCTATAATGCAATCTATAACTGTAATGAAATATTATATAATTTTACAATTCCACTAAAAAGAACAGAAATAATCATTAATGATTTAGGAACTATTTATAATGGTAAAGAGTATAAAATTAAATTAATTGATGAAGATGGAAGGCCACTTAGTGGAAAGAAACTTATATATACTTTAAATAATTCAACTTATAGTCAATTTACTAATGAAAATGGTGAAATTTCAATAATTACTAGTTTAAAAACTGGTGTTTATAAATTTTACATTAAGTTCAATGGAGATAAACTTTATATAAATTCATCAAATTCTTCTTTAATCACTGTTAAAACAACTATCTTAAATTTATATACTGTTTATACCTATGGATCTAAATACAGTGTAAAATTATTAGATAAAAGCTTTAGTCCTTTAGCAAATACCTATGTAAAAATCATCTTTGCAGGAAAAACTTATAATGTAAAGACAGATAGTAATGGAATAGCTAAAATTAATAACTATCTAAAATCTGGAACTTATACTGTAAAAATTACAAATCCTAATACTTTAGAAGAACTAAATCAAAAAATTAAGGTAGTTAATAGAATTAGAGAAAATAAAAATTTGATTATCTATTATGGTGGAGGTTCTTATTATAAAGTTAGAGTTTATGATGATTATGGAAATCCTGCAAAGGGAGTGTCTGTTAAATTTATTATAAATGGTAAAAAGTATTATAGAACTACTGATAGTAAAGGATATGCTAGTTTTAAAATAAATTTAAATCCTAAAAGCTATACTATTTCAGCTAATTATAAAGGGTTTCTTGTAAAAAATAAAATAACTGTTAAACCAACTATAATTACAAAAAATATATCTAAAAAGAAGGCCAAAGTAATTAAATTTACTGCTAAATTATTAAATTCTAAAGGTAAAATTTTAAAATATAAAAAGATTAGTTTTAGGTTTAAAGGCAAAAAATACAAAGTAAAAACTAATAAAAAAGGAATAGCAACTTTAATACTTAAGAACTTAAAGGTAGCTAGATATACTATTTATTCTAGCTATGGAAAATTAACTATTAAAAACACTATTCAAGTTAAAAAATAA
- the hycI gene encoding hydrogenase maturation peptidase HycI — MLNNFDKISEDIDLFLENCDSLLILGIGNDIRGDDGLGPYIINQLSLLKESILNNPDPANFKNNLNQNEPNNLDKNEDFFDNVCDINTGNIPLDDGLNSYICELNVDVNESLKKRLNKTFLIDGGSVPENFTGLIKKSNPSHIIIVDASLMNKEAGEINIVNKDNIVDISISTHSMSLAYLIKYLELENEFEILFIGIEPKIMDLSFELSDIVKETSDLLVKLLFSKILNI, encoded by the coding sequence ATGTTAAATAATTTTGATAAAATTAGTGAAGATATTGACTTATTTTTAGAAAATTGTGATTCTCTTCTTATTTTAGGTATAGGGAATGATATTAGGGGAGATGATGGTTTGGGGCCTTACATAATTAACCAATTATCTCTTTTAAAAGAATCCATATTGAATAATCCGGATCCAGCTAATTTCAAGAATAATCTTAATCAGAATGAACCTAATAATCTAGATAAAAATGAAGATTTTTTTGATAATGTATGTGATATTAACACTGGAAATATACCTCTAGATGATGGTCTTAATTCGTATATTTGCGAATTAAATGTTGATGTAAATGAGTCATTAAAAAAAAGATTAAATAAAACATTTTTAATAGATGGTGGCTCTGTTCCTGAAAATTTCACAGGATTAATAAAAAAATCTAATCCTTCTCATATTATAATCGTTGATGCTAGTTTGATGAATAAAGAAGCAGGTGAAATAAACATTGTAAATAAAGATAATATTGTAGATATTAGCATTTCAACACACTCAATGTCATTAGCATATTTGATTAAATATCTAGAGTTAGAAAATGAATTTGAGATTCTATTTATTGGAATAGAACCTAAAATCATGGATTTATCCTTTGAATTATCTGATATAGTTAAAGAAACATCTGATTTACTTGTAAAATTATTATTTTCAAAGATTTTAAATATTTAA
- the aksF gene encoding homoisocitrate dehydrogenase gives MIKIARIDGDGIGKEVTEAGVAVLESLDLNFDFYEAEAGRECFEKNGTTIPEETIKVAKNTKATLFGAISSTPGEKSPIIVLRQELDTYANLRPIKSFKGIDCLFNDLDFLIVRENTEGLYSGCETIDETKDKAIAQRVITKKASERISKLAFEEAISLKKESVTCVHKANVLKKTDGIFKESFYKVAQDYPNIKTNDYYVDATAMYLLIKPQEFDVIVTSNLFGDILSDASAGLVGGLGLAPSGNIGDKHGIFEPVHGSAPDIAGNNISNPIAMLLSVSMMLEYLNETYWAEKVKIACENVLEKGKVKTPDLGGNNKTMDVANEVIKEIENLI, from the coding sequence ATGATAAAAATAGCAAGAATTGATGGTGATGGTATAGGTAAAGAAGTAACAGAAGCAGGAGTAGCTGTTCTTGAATCACTAGACTTAAACTTTGATTTTTACGAAGCAGAAGCTGGAAGAGAATGTTTTGAAAAAAATGGAACAACAATTCCAGAAGAAACAATAAAAGTAGCTAAAAATACAAAAGCTACTCTTTTTGGAGCAATAAGTTCAACACCAGGTGAAAAAAGTCCTATCATTGTACTTAGACAAGAATTAGACACTTATGCAAATTTAAGACCTATTAAGTCATTTAAAGGAATTGACTGCTTATTCAATGATTTAGATTTTCTTATTGTAAGAGAAAATACAGAAGGATTATACTCAGGTTGCGAAACAATAGATGAAACTAAAGATAAAGCAATAGCTCAAAGAGTAATAACAAAAAAGGCAAGTGAAAGAATATCAAAACTTGCTTTTGAAGAGGCAATAAGCTTAAAAAAAGAATCAGTTACTTGTGTGCATAAAGCAAATGTATTAAAAAAAACTGATGGAATATTTAAAGAGTCTTTTTATAAAGTAGCTCAAGATTACCCCAATATAAAAACTAATGATTATTATGTAGATGCAACTGCAATGTATCTTTTAATAAAACCACAAGAATTTGATGTGATTGTAACTAGTAATTTATTTGGAGATATATTATCAGATGCATCAGCAGGTCTTGTTGGAGGACTAGGGCTTGCGCCATCTGGAAATATTGGTGATAAACATGGAATATTTGAACCAGTTCATGGATCTGCACCAGATATTGCAGGAAACAATATATCAAACCCAATAGCTATGTTATTATCTGTTTCTATGATGCTTGAATATTTAAACGAAACTTATTGGGCTGAAAAAGTAAAAATTGCATGTGAAAATGTCTTAGAAAAAGGAAAAGTAAAAACACCTGATTTAGGTGGAAATAATAAGACAATGGACGTAGCAAATGAAGTAATTAAAGAAATAGAGAATTTAATATAG
- a CDS encoding HEAT repeat domain-containing protein, with protein MEKSIEDFILDLKDSDDFVKEEAIGSLELKGEEAVEPLIAALDERNKDVKIGAAQILAAIGDKRAIPALVKTLSDRNKLVRREASTALTTMGDEAIEPVLAELDSPKWRVRGAACWILGALGAEEALPKLEELLEDESSFVQYGAKDAINRIKSE; from the coding sequence ATGGAAAAATCTATTGAAGATTTTATATTGGACTTAAAAGATTCTGATGATTTTGTAAAGGAAGAAGCAATAGGTTCACTTGAACTTAAAGGTGAAGAAGCAGTTGAACCTCTTATTGCAGCTTTAGATGAAAGAAATAAAGATGTTAAAATTGGTGCAGCTCAAATTCTAGCAGCTATTGGTGATAAAAGAGCTATTCCAGCACTTGTTAAAACTTTAAGTGATAGGAATAAACTTGTAAGGAGAGAGGCTTCTACTGCTTTAACTACTATGGGTGATGAAGCTATTGAACCTGTTCTTGCAGAATTAGATAGTCCTAAATGGAGAGTTAGAGGTGCGGCTTGTTGGATTTTAGGTGCATTAGGTGCTGAAGAAGCTCTTCCAAAACTTGAAGAATTATTAGAAGACGAAAGCTCTTTTGTACAATATGGTGCAAAAGACGCTATAAATAGAATAAAAAGTGAATAA
- a CDS encoding class I adenylate-forming enzyme family protein → MLNITTFLDANACRLDKDVFYCPSRNLRYSSSEILTIVSGIGQRLKDKYIEKGDRVLIYLDNSPEYIFSLLAIWRIGAVAIPTNRILTAPELNYMTTDSDVKLIITDKNAKETIKDLNIQSYIIENCEGFKDSEIIPAEETDWDDLCQLQYTSGTTGKPKGSMLTHGNWFTSIHNACDVLTFKERDTFLCIYPMAHVGISWAIAALRAGALYIMMEFFEINQYLELCKKEKVSVLSGMPPVIHTLTNLEEEKRENLASVREIISGGGPLHRKIWKKFMHQYNIPIINAYGLSETIVIGTGTVIRPEDYATADRYESVGHPVCFSELKIVDEDDPNETLGQYEHGEIALRGPAIAKGYWGMEKETKESFLEDGWFLTGDIGYIDENNRLFITDRKKDMIVMSGWKIYPTEVEEILIKYAKVEEIAIFSIGDCHRGELPVAAVVWKDEKDPEGLISYAQEYLARYKVPRRIFTMDELPRVNGWKLLRRELREMFSDEKEE, encoded by the coding sequence ATGTTAAATATTACTACATTTCTAGATGCTAATGCATGTAGATTAGATAAAGATGTTTTTTATTGCCCTAGTAGAAATTTAAGATACAGTTCCAGCGAAATATTAACAATCGTATCTGGAATAGGGCAAAGATTAAAAGATAAGTATATTGAAAAGGGAGATAGAGTATTGATCTATTTAGATAACTCACCAGAATACATATTCTCACTACTTGCAATATGGAGAATTGGTGCAGTTGCTATTCCAACTAATAGAATTCTAACTGCTCCTGAATTAAACTATATGACTACAGATTCTGATGTTAAACTAATAATCACAGATAAAAATGCAAAGGAAACCATAAAAGACTTAAATATCCAATCATATATCATAGAAAATTGTGAAGGCTTTAAAGATAGTGAAATCATTCCTGCTGAAGAAACTGATTGGGATGATTTATGCCAATTACAATATACATCAGGTACAACTGGAAAACCTAAAGGATCTATGCTAACTCATGGAAACTGGTTTACTTCCATCCATAATGCTTGTGATGTATTGACTTTTAAAGAAAGGGATACATTCCTATGTATCTATCCAATGGCCCATGTAGGTATATCTTGGGCAATAGCTGCACTAAGAGCAGGAGCACTATACATAATGATGGAATTCTTTGAAATTAATCAATATTTAGAACTATGTAAAAAAGAAAAGGTAAGTGTTTTATCAGGTATGCCACCTGTAATTCACACTTTAACAAATCTTGAAGAAGAAAAAAGAGAAAATTTAGCAAGTGTCAGAGAGATTATCAGTGGTGGAGGACCATTACATAGAAAAATATGGAAGAAATTCATGCACCAATATAATATACCAATTATAAATGCATACGGGCTTTCTGAAACTATTGTAATAGGTACAGGAACTGTTATTAGACCTGAAGACTATGCTACAGCAGATAGATATGAAAGCGTAGGTCATCCTGTTTGTTTCTCAGAGCTAAAAATCGTTGATGAAGATGACCCCAATGAAACATTAGGCCAATATGAACATGGAGAAATAGCTTTAAGAGGTCCTGCAATAGCTAAAGGTTATTGGGGTATGGAAAAAGAAACAAAAGAGTCATTTCTTGAAGATGGATGGTTTTTAACTGGAGATATTGGTTATATTGATGAAAATAATCGTTTATTCATTACAGATAGAAAAAAAGACATGATCGTAATGAGTGGATGGAAAATTTATCCAACAGAAGTTGAAGAAATTTTAATCAAATATGCAAAAGTTGAAGAAATAGCTATCTTTAGTATTGGGGATTGTCATAGAGGAGAACTTCCTGTAGCTGCTGTTGTATGGAAAGATGAAAAAGATCCAGAAGGATTGATCTCTTATGCACAAGAATACTTAGCAAGATACAAAGTTCCAAGAAGGATATTTACAATGGATGAACTTCCAAGAGTGAATGGGTGGAAATTGCTTAGAAGAGAATTAAGGGAAATGTTCTCTGATGAAAAAGAGGAATAA